TCATAAAATTCCGGTCATGCGGATGGTTCATATGTGATTTGGTTAAAGCACTCCGAGTCTCCATATCTTATCATTATAATTACATAATCTTTTaccacaaataaataaagcaattATGAGAAAATGGCAATCTTAGTCTCCGTATCATATCATTATCAAAATGCAAAGTAAATGGCAATTAAGAGATTGGATATCACATAATCATCCTTCACcacaattaaatataacaattaattcCTTCTCTCTGAAAATGGAGAATATTCCTATATAGAAAACATCAATGGCCATACTTTACACCAATGAACACTATTCCCTTCCTTTTTGATAATTGTGAAACTTACATTTTTCTCCACCTTCATTCTATATTCGTTATTTCATAGTCTGAACTAGTGATGCAGTCCATCCAGTGCTACCCAACTTCAGGAACTATGCATCATCGAATGTATCCTCAAGCACAACCTCCAGTGATCAACCCTTACAGCAGCCCAATCCCATCCTTTGCAAGGAAGGAGCCTAAATTTAATGCAGCCGTGAAGCACCGTTTGGCAGAGCAGAACAGAAGGAACAGAATCAGTGGCCAATATGCCACGCTCCGTGCCATCCTTCCCAGCCTATCCAAAGTTAGTCCAAACTTCCCCTCAAAAATCTATCttcaattgatttatttttaagccaaaatcattgaaatttcTGTATATTGACacttgaaaagaaatgtgTTATGTATATGAACACAGACGGATAAGAGTAAGCTGAAAAAGGCTTTTGTGCTTTCTGAGACAATCCGTGGAGTGAAGGAGCTTAAGAAGCTTGTATCAGAAAAGAGAGTAGCCAGTCGTGAGTTCAGAGATTGTGGGATACCTAGTGGAGCAGATAGGTTGAGCTTAGAACAATGTGATGGTGGTGAAGGGATGGTGAAGGCTGTAATGAGCTGTGAGGACAGGCAGGATATCATGGCAGAATTAGCCAAAGCACTGAAAACAATGAAAGTGAAGCTGGTTAAAGCTGAAATGGTGACTGTGGGTGGAAGGAACAAGTTTTCTCTATGGATTCAAGGCCCTAAAGAAGGACATAGTGGGCTTAAGAGAGTTTTGGAGGCTGTTATGAGAAGGCCTTCATGGATTGCTAGAAAACCCAGAAATGTTTGGCAGTCTCGAGCTTCAACAGATAGCAATTTTAACGGAGTGACTTCTTGAACACaaaaatttcttgtttttcttaaagtaAACATAATTACCCGTTTGTATTTAGAGGTCAATTGTGAATTGTGATGGCCTTTATGGGAAACCATCCAACCTCTAatccatacatatatatccTCACATAATTGGGAAAACTTATGTAAATGAAActgaatgaaaaaataaattgatattacagattagttttgaaaaaatccGATCAATGGACACAAAGTGCCCTATTTTTCCATCAACCTCGAGTAGAAACATGCAATTGAGgtttgaattataatttaagttttcaaGATGCGAATGGGAggattcaattatatataattgaaaattgttttacgaTAAAGGAAATATGTCAAAATCATCAATCAACTATGATTTCATGATAATATATCACATATGTTTGAAAGTTGTTGGAAacaattaaaatcattttgtaatttttaaaatggcttagaaacatgttttaatttttttttcaatattgtttTGGATGATATGAAGACCAAGTTAAGGTTTAACCATGTAAAATCAAACATCCAATTGTAAATCAAGAAAGAcatgtttaaatgattttcGATTAGGACAATTTTAACcttctcaaaatcaatttcttgTTGAATTGAAGTTTAATCTTTACAAAAGAGGTTTGGTAGGTCTGGTTAACAGTGTCTCTTGTGTTGTTGAGAAGATGAACTAATTCCTCTCTCCCCAACTACATCCCATCAAACACAAGACCAAtcaaagttcaagtttataaatatCCATCGTGGCCAAATGTTCCTTCAACTCAAACAACAAACAGATTCAATAGAAGTTCGCTAGGATTGCTAAAAACTTCCCTCTTTCTAATTCAAAACCATGGCTGTTTTCAACAGTTGCTTGAAGTTCTTATTAATCGTATCCTTGTCATTGGCAAGCATCAACATGAACTTTGCTAGTTCTCGTCGCCTTCTCGATACACCAGCAGCTCCACCTCCATTCCTATCTATACCTCCAATTCCTCCACTGCCGCCTCTGCCCAAGGCCACAGTGCCACCACTGCCAAGCGCTGCCCTGCCTCCGCTCCCTCCGATGCCAACACTGCCAAGAGCTACATTGCCTCCATTGCCTTCAGCACCAGCATTGCCAAAGGCTACCTTACCTACTTTGCCACCATTACCTTCAGCACCAGCACTGCCAAAGGCTACCTTACCTACTTTGCCACCATTACCAACCATGCCATTGCCGACCTTTCCTTTTTCATCACCACCTCCATCGAAATGAACCACCTGAAGTTTAAAGGCATCGCAGCTCCTACTCTACTGTCTTCTAGTTTTGTTGTTGGGGTTTATATTTATGATCTACCATTGTTGGTGgattttgcatatttctgtGTTTGTTcgttgtattttgtttttattcctTGTCATGTCATAAGCTTTCTATCTACAATGAAGGCCTTACTGTATCATCTCGTTTCTTGAGTGTTAATAGAAGTGCCTTTTCATACAATATGAGCTctattgtttagattttgggtCTATGCACTTAAACTGACACAATGATTGGGAGTCGGAACAACGTTTCCCACTCTGAACCACAATAGGAAGACTATCACACATAGTTACAAAAAATCGTGGTTAGCAAGGTGATAAACTAGGAGGTTACAATCGCCTAACCCTTCAATAACTTGACAACATTTGAGGCATCAGCCAGAATGTGACAATATCCTTTTCCATATAGATGGAAGCAATG
This DNA window, taken from Cucumis sativus cultivar 9930 chromosome 6, Cucumber_9930_V3, whole genome shotgun sequence, encodes the following:
- the LOC101208888 gene encoding transcription factor bHLH131 — encoded protein: MQSIQCYPTSGTMHHRMYPQAQPPVINPYSSPIPSFARKEPKFNAAVKHRLAEQNRRNRISGQYATLRAILPSLSKTDKSKLKKAFVLSETIRGVKELKKLVSEKRVASREFRDCGIPSGADRLSLEQCDGGEGMVKAVMSCEDRQDIMAELAKALKTMKVKLVKAEMVTVGGRNKFSLWIQGPKEGHSGLKRVLEAVMRRPSWIARKPRNVWQSRASTDSNFNGVTS